DNA sequence from the Dreissena polymorpha isolate Duluth1 chromosome 3, UMN_Dpol_1.0, whole genome shotgun sequence genome:
TTTTTAGCTTAAACGAAGTCTCctcttaaagaaaatccagttaaggcggtaAGGCGGACCGCACAAGCTAACCTGTgattttacgcaaatgcatttaacacCGTTTTTCCAGACCGAAGCATATATTTTTTGTCGTATATTGCGCTCGAAATGAAGACACCACATAAATATTATATGTGTCTATTTTCGGCACCGCTCGAAAATAAGTCAGCCTATAAATATTTGGAGATTTTTCTTTTCCTGTAGGTGTTTTTCATCCTGCGTAAGAAACAGAGTCAGGTGACATTTCTGCACGTGTTCCATCATGGCTGCCTTCCGGTGTTCTGGTGGTGGGGCGTGAAGGCAGTGCCAGGTACGATTCCCATGTGCAAATTGTTCATTATATTAAGTTTTGCTATTGTTGTCTGTAAACTATCTTAAAGGAGTATTAACAATTGCTTAACACCTTGGTCAAGATAGCATTCTGTCTGAACTGAATatagaacatattttatttgagttttcttttcattttatttgatatactaataataatataaatgcaaaaaaaacaacaatatagtGTTTGTTCTGTACATTGTTTCTTACTTTTGAATGATTGATcataatatacatgtaagttAGCAAATGCACACAAATAAGATGCCCATGTTCGTTCACGATTCAAGTTTATCTTGTTTTATCATCACGCAATGGATATGTAAATGTCATTATTTTAGCTTTCTATTTTTTTTCGTCACACTATGGCTTAAAGTTCTGTTCCGAAATGTTAAAATAGCTAATGAATATATTGATCACCATCAGgtcattaacaaaaaaaaaaacacattgagaCACGTTTTAGTTATaattgctaaatgcatgtgcatgtaaaggccaatcaggggcgacactttccgcctttatggtatatttcgtttaaatgaagtctcttcttaccgaaaatccagttttgcGAAAAGTGTCGCTCCGAAGTAGCCTGTGCAAATTGTGCgaaaacgcacatgcattaacccaagCTTCCCCACAACGAGGCTCCATTGCTTATGTTTTTATCGAAATTCCTCAATTAAGGattgaaataaaacagtttaaaGAAATGAAACCATATGGCATATATGGCGCTAGTAATATGTTCGGACATCCCATGTTCTCTAGGTGGGTTCGGGACATTTCACGCGCTGGTAAACTGTTGCGTGCACGTGGTCATGTACCTGTATTACGGTATCGCCGCCCTAGGACCTGACTATCAGAAATACATTTGGTGGAAGAAATATGTCACGAAGTTCCAGCTGGTAAGTACACCAGACCTacgtaaattattaaaattaatgggtATATTAAATTCAATGCATATTTACTTGAAAGCCATATCCAAGTGCACtgaaattgatttttaaatactttttttttctttttattttacaaaaagatccagagaaaaaaatgtatttagtgGCTTAAACGCACCAAATACTTGAAATCTTTgtctattttatgtttttttttatataaattaaattgttttaacgttgtatatgtacatgtacagaaGACATTGTTTGTTATAGTAACATACAAAAGAATTGATGGCTTGAAGAAATTTTAATTGAACAGTTATTGCTCTTAAAGACATCGCTGTTGGACTATTAGTATCGTTAATTGCCCATTTGAAATATATGCAAGGTAACGATATAGATACCGAAAAACAATTTGAGGGctgattttttcttaaaatatacatttaggaATGAAAGTAAGACATTAAGAGTTCATTCAGACAGATTTTTCAGTTAGATGATTACGATTATTGTTTCCGTCACGTGAATTACGCTTACTTTTTTATTCAAGTAATGACACACAAAACGGGCATATGTATTCAGGTCATTCATGCGAGTTGTCATTACCAGTGGTCCCAGTGGTCATAGACTGCGGCTCAAAAAGTCGTGTTCTGCAAATTGTGTTCACCAAATTGTTTTGGTATGAATGGCAGCGTAATTATGTATACTTGTCAACGataaaatcaaatgaaatttattttggtatttttttcagGCTCAGTTTTTTATAGTGACTGTGCACAATTCGCAATTTCTGTTCCGCACATGTGCGTATCCATGGAAATACGTGGCTTTCATCCAGGGATTCACTACGCTCATCGCCATCTTATTTCTGAACTTTTACGTCCAAGCGTATAGAAAGCCCAAATATCTGCAGATTAAGAGCCAAAGAATTTCCAACGGCGTCCTTAGCAACGGTCATGAAGTCATAGGACATAGCAACAAATATAGCAACGGCGCAGCGGTAAACGGGTCGATAGTTGCAAATGGTTACTGTCGTTCGGAACTCAAACGTCGACCTCTTTATTCCTAGCGACGTTAAGTTAGTTAAGTTATTAGGCTTATGTTTGACAAAAACAATGGTAAACGATGATATCATAATCTTTGTTTCTATGCTTTAAATATGTTATAGCACAATCCTATTTCGGGCATTTGCTTGTTAGattttacttaataaaaaaaataaagttttttaaatattttttttagacgTTTTAAATGAATCTGAACAAAATTCTGTATTAGTTAATGTGTCAAGTGTGTATGAAAAGAATATttattgcttttttgttttaatttcgttTGTGTGTTAATGGTTTCTTCGTATATTCCATTGTGGAATTGATATAGTCATTTAGCAACAGGTGCATTTTGTACTCTAGTATTCATGTATCCACCGACCTCATTTATCGTCTACTGCTATTTTCCTGTGTCATCTTTTCGACGTTCCATTCCATACGAAGTTAAACAAGCTGCTTAGTTATATTGCACAAATTACTATTCACGAACATTGCTTCAACTTGAAGTAtgaacattaaaggggccttttcacagaaatTGGTagatattgaagtttttcattaaatgctttagatTGATAAATATTCACATTGGAtcataaagctccagtaaaaaaacactaGAATACAATTAACGAAAAgcaaaaaaagtaaccatcaactgggctcgaaccactaacccctggagtaaaagtctaacacttataCCACTCGTCCATCCGTACTCACCCAATGcatgatgtatttaatactttatataggcAATGCTCGTAGTGTCaccaaatataacaacaacaaaactctccaaattgtttcgcgttgcaacgctttataattttcaggtttttaaatcgtcaaaagatgcatataatgaatattttagagcatggtaaatgttcagtattactgtttcctcacaaatatcataactacaacgaaagttTGAGGGtctgaaacattttttcttaatttgtcattttatcaaaacgtgaaaaggcccctttaatttaccAACTGAATCTCAAAAATCAGCAATAAACTTATTAAAACATTATCCTTTTGTTTATACAAAAGCACTGTTCGAATTCTAGTATGTAAAGTCCGCAATATTGCTGGGATAGATACATATACAAAAAGAAACTTTCGATATGTGTTGATGATATGATATATGATGTTTTGTCTGCaaacatatatggaaaaataaCGTCATTATTTGCCTGATACAAGTTAGATTAAGATCAGAAAAATCGGAAGTTGTGATGAATTTTTTAAGTGAAATTACTTAGCTACAGGAAACTTCATACGCGTTTAGACGTTGTGTGGAGTCTGTCCTATACAAAAATAGCTAAGAATCCACAGACGACATCTACGCATTtagacaatatttaaattatacatgCTATACTATGATCAGTTAATATAACTTAATAAATACATCATTCGTTTGACGTTTTTGTTGTATGTTCCTGCCTGTACATCAATTACATCAATTTAGGTTCATTCCTTGACGAAGAGCATGGGCCTCTGCATATTTGCCCCAATAGTTTGTGTTAGGACCCCCAAAACTCGCGCGAGGCACGCTCTGGGAAAGGGTCTAAATGCATTTGAGTTAAAAGTCGTCCAAAATTGGCCTGTGCATTCCGGATTGGTTTATCAGAAAAGACACCGCAACAACTatagttttgctaagaagagacttcctttgaacgaaacataccatttaagcagaaagtgtcatccatgataagcCTACGTGGATTGCacagggacgatactttaagtatgtgcattaagtcctgttttacCAGAAAGTGTCTAAAAATCCCTCTGTACTGACGTATTGACAGAAGAAACGTGGGCAAGTATGGCCACAAAGTAAGAATCTGTCCCTGTCAAAGAAACCAGAAGTATCTTACTGTTTATTTTAAACAGCATTTATTATTAAGATGATCTGaacattatatatgaattatatttattaaataatggaTTAATTACTAAAAACTTATCTTAATTCTTCTCCATAAATATGCATAGTACGTTTAAGAATTTAGCACGGATAACCAGTTTAAGCAATTAATAACTGGTAGCGAATAATACAACCGTTGTATACTAAAGTATGCAAATACATGATTAAACATATACGAAGATGTATAATAGGTGGGAGAGAAAAACGAACAATCATAACGGAGGAAGGATACTCGACAACATTTAATAAGTTTCACTGTTGTCAGTAAAGTCGTTATGAGAAACGTTTTGACATGATGGTTGATCGTTTCTTAACGTTTTCCTAGCAGTGGTTAATATCCAGTATACGTTTAGTAAAATGCAATACCCAATTAAAGTGTACGAGATGAATAATGTCgattatgtaaaaataataagCGCACAATTAAAAGTATATACAAAATCCATTACATGAATGCACAGTAAATTTACATCTACATCATTGAATTAAAGTGAATCGGTAgctataatttataattttgcaCGTACTTTAGAACAAAACTTTTTATAAGGAGAGCTATGAAATATTTAGAATTTAAAGATTAAGATGAATGTGTTTTCGAAATTATACCGTTTTTATGAACAGTACCATTTTCCTTGTCCCACTGGTTCTTAATGCGACCCAAGATAAGCACCCGCGCATGTAAGCTATATTCAAAATGTCATCAAGGTTGGTAAATCTAAAACTTATGTCATCAACAAGCCCCCCCCAccaattaagccctgttttcctaaaataaagctttaatgatctttttttattaatgatttgaaaaacaacacatctagacctgtgctttaagacaaactctataaatttgaatgggttgtggtcatttaaaacttgcgatataaaaagctataacataattttgaaaactgagttgcgtctaagatttaACAACAgtgaacaaattcagtgccttcggcgctttgatttcTTTTAAAATCGTTGGTTTTCTCtccttttttgttttgaaatttcttTCAACTTACACACGAACAGACACATATATATTGTAGTGTTGATTTTGTGCGAATTATTGTATTCTGACATGTTACATTGctttcattataattatattcattataGAGGATGCACGTATGTGTAAGTCTTATTatactgtctgttctgttctgtttattcACGTGCCAATAACTCCTGTATGAGCGAGTTACTGGGGATAACAAACAGGTATCCGTGTGAGAACATATTTCATAAACATTATCAAAATCTGGCAATCTCTCTTGCATAAAAATTGTCAAAAGCTGGCTAATCTCTATTAAAAGTAATTCTGGAATATGTGATCATTGGCAATAGAGGTCTTGCACATTCAGTAAAGTAAAGCACTTCATAGtaatgacatacatgtatgttatataatGTGAGTTTCAATTTAAACGATTGACAAAATGTGAAAGTAGGCTGCTCCAAAAACGTATAATATTTCATGCGAACAGACCGACAACTCACCCGCCCGAAGAGACTGATAAACCCTCTCCCTGGGGTGGCAATAATAAGGTATGCGGATATGCAATAACTATTTGATTATGCAATATGAAACGCAAATATGAAATACGgtacaaaaatatgaaatattaaatgcaaaaaaaaaacacaaaaaaggaACGCAATTATCAAAtacaaaaagaataaaataaacacaaatacgGATTTCTAGCAGTTTAATTATTTTGCTCTACTTACAGAGGTAAACAATACCACTCTATTTGATGCATTTACCAGGGGACAGTCAATCAAACATACATGTACGGTTCGTTTTCAAAATGCAGCATATAGTAAGCTCTAATGCCCTTGAACcaaacaatattttacaatattttaatttgtatgttgTTTAAAAGAGGTGTCAAAATATTAATTCCACAAATTGGAAAAATATTTTAATCCACTGAATTCTGAATAAAATAAGAcatgataaataaatacatttgtcgTTGCCATAATTATATCTATTAGCTGCTATTtcacagtaaaaataaatttattgtatagttataaaacatgttttttactTTATCATTTTCCAATAACTTAAAATTAAGAAGTGAATGTCTTTTATGAAGTTatcattcaattaaataaaaatggtcaTATATAAACGATATATTGCAATTATGGAATGGCAAGCACATCTGTACATTAAAAATTACTATAAATTTCATTACCAAATTGTTCGCTTTTTTGCAAAAATGCATTATACTCTgggttatatatttaatatgtttgtcacataaaacaaattaaagaaaacaaacatataaCCGGTAATATAACATGTGGCTTAAATTTTGCAgagaagaaaaataaatatgtaaataaaagacATTTGGACAGTCTCTGCAGAGTCTAAGAGATCGGATACCATGTCAATGAAACTGTAACATGGTCCTGTGGAAAATACTGACCAATGTTGTCGAATAAAAACACTTATGTATGAGAAGCCAGTAAGGAACATTTAAGGCATGTTATGAACAACAGATTAACAGCTAATCAGAGTTTGGGGATTTAGGACTTTTCCACAAACTGCAAGTGCATATTACTATATGCCTattttaacataacataacaatttcacaagaaataataatatcacacCCTTTGTATCACAGATAAAACCGTTGGTCCTGAAACTAAAAACATTCctggaaataaaattaaaatataaaatcaatagcTGGGTCAACGCAACTTCTAACAACAAATTACAGTTTGCTAATTCAATCTGAAGCACATAAAAGCATTTTTGAAAGTGATACTGCAACAAGGATTAGAACATTTCTATACTGTTAAATCTAACTTTGTAAAGAACAATAATAAACTTACGGAATAACAAGGACTTTAAGCTTTACAAAGCTTGGGTTATTTTCTGTAAACAAGCAAAACTACAGCTTTATTTTCGGTAAACAAGCAAAACTACATACTATGTATCTAAAGTTTCTTAAAAAATTATTAAGTCCGTTTTTCGTATACAAATTGAATGCTCTtattattttttgggggaaaaaaatcacaTAATTTCTGTGCCATAGATGCTGTCATTTCGTGGCTATTGTTAAAGAAACATATACACAGAATTTAGCATTATAAACAAATGTCATAAAATATCAAAAACTAcctaatttgaaaaacaaatgcacaTATTCTCTCTCCTTTGTCACAATGTTCAACAGCTGAATCCTACACATTTTACatgataaaattgtaataaccaataataaaaagaaaagatCCCCTGGCATACTCTTGGCACTACTATGTTAACATGGCCAATATTGGCAAATCAGATTTCAAAAACTAATATCAATACTTACTATGATACAACTAcataaataaaactttatttaaaaaaacccaCTAACTCTGGTATATACGTTATATTTAAATTGTCTCtgtatatgcattttaataaataagtattttcGTACATGATAGTTATAGCAGAAATTCCACAACCTACAATTAATTAGTGAAAAACAGCATCacacttaaataattatttgtacgACCATGTTTCTTATTAAGGCAAAGTAACTGTAAGTATAACCTGTTTCTACAAAAGTTTGAAAAATAGATAAAAAGTGCACGCAGACATGATTCGGTTGTGCAACTCAAAACATGCAAGCATACCCAGGCTTGCAAAGAAACATTTAGGTAATCTCCCTATTCCCTGATACATGTAGCACAGCCTTATGACCAATACAGAACTAGACCTGTTTCTAAGTACCATAATTTTTTATATGCCTAACacaaataaagatcaaaatgttTAGTTAAAAATATCGTCAATGATATAATTGTAACAATATTGGTCTTGGTTGTCGAAATGGAACATGAACAAAGAATCATAGAGTTGGCTCcataaattgggaaaaaaaggcttaatgcttTTCTGGATTTTGTGTTTATTGGAAGTCTCTCCTAAACAATAATCAAGttaagcaaaaagtgtcatcacagctaagcctgtgtggactgaacaggctaatctgggatgacactttaagcacatgctttaagcccagttttcccagaacataaCTTAAACAGAAAGATTGGAAAGGTCTATGCTTCCTGAGGTGACATGGATCTATCAGAGTCTTCATGTTTTGTGTAGGTCTCATCTCTGTGTCGACTCACTCCAGTGTCCTCCACATCGTCGTCATTGTCAAAGTCATCCTGGTAGTCGTTGACGCTGGCAGAGTGCGAGCCTCTACTCTCTATGAACTCTTCGTCCAGACCGACGCTGCGCAGAGTGGCGTTGAACTTCTTCTCAGCTTTCTTCTTGGCGTTAATCTGTTAAGAAATAAGAACTGCTTGAAATGGAAGGTTGGAATCAATCAATAAAAGTGCATGTAATATCTACCATGTTCCATTGAAGATTAATCTAGAAAGACAACTGCCTGAAAGGGAAAGTAAGACTTAAAATTAATGCAATGTAATAAACAGTTCTATTGAATCCTGGAAAGACAACTGCCTGAAAGGGAAAGTAAGACTTTAAAATGAACGAAATGATAATAAACTGTTCTGTTGAATACTGCATTAATTTAATGAAAGGTCATGTCATTAAGACAGTTTAAGACATAATGTTGCTCATTTTAAAGGAACCTAGATAAGTTTCAAAGACAATGATGCCCCCAAAACACGTTTGGACAGAGACATATCCCCAGTATATTTCACAGTGGATAAAAACACGAAGAGCCAGTATTAAGCCAAAACTGATCGCAGGCAAAATTACCTACACAAAAACATCATACAGCTGCAAGCTAAATCCACCAACCATATTAAGGAGTTGAAAACACTTAACTTTGGTATAATATATTCCACATAATTCTGACAAAAGCTTGTTGCAACCAAAACTCCTTTAACTAGGATCATCTACACAATGTGATTCAACAGTGAAAGTTTCAGCAAGATTCACCCAGTATTACAgagaaataacaagagcaccgcataatgggtgccacactcggctgcgggtgcagccttgaataaatgaaagcatgtcagaataattttttttagaggtcaaagtgaccttgacctttgacctagtgacccaaaaatgggtgtggcatgtagaactcatcaaggtgcagctacatatgaagtttcaaagttgaaggttgaagcactttgattttagagctaatgttcaaaaccttgacaaaatgttttagcacgatgcggacggtGGACGACatgacgacggacacgacacaacgagctcgctatgacaatacctcgtgttttctccgaaaacaggtTGAGCTAAAAACACAACCTTTGGACATGGAGgcataaacaaacatataaccCCTATGCCTTTCTAAATTTCCTTAATTTTGTTGACTGGCATCATGAGATGTTTTAATACTGTCCTCCATAAGTACTCCATCATCAAGATTAAATTACTTCAATACCACAGTAAACAATATTGTAAGATACAGTAAGAAAATTGTGAAAACTACTTTTAGAAATATTCCCACTTTTGAAGTTTAAAcgtataatttaattattttgctcAATTAATACATTGAAAACCTGTGGCTTTGTACAGACACTCTAAAAACCTTAAAATAACTAATATTTGTTGTCTTGGAAAGACTATGGTAACACTCAAAAGTGTGGATCAAGCCCATGACCTTCAGCAATCTGGTTGCAAAATTAGCAAAAGCCAGCATGCCCTGCCTAGGTAAATTTTGAACCAGGCTTGCTCAGATTCTAGGTTTcctttttcttaagtatcaaaataacaaataggACTTAGTGGAACTGATTGGTTAAACTGCTGACTGCCACTGCGCCTGTAATTAAGATATACTAGAATGTATTGAATACCTGAGACTCCTGTTCAAATAGTAAAGGTCTCTTGTTGATTCGTTCCTTCATTTCCTGCAGCTCTCTCTCGTACTGCTCCATTCTAGCCCTCTCTGCCTCTCTGTTAAATACATAGAAGCCATGTCACAagaaataacaagggacaaaattgtcacaaaaccaggttttcatttttttttttaaatttctggtaaagggagacaactcaaactgaacttttgaattgaacaaacaaaattaaccccctttgtttcaaaataaatatatttttagtcgtggcgaccttgaccttggagatattgacgtgattctttcgtgccacacaccgtcccatgatggtgaacaaatgtgccaaatgatttaaaaatctcacaatgaatgacatagttatggcccagacaagctcgtCATTTGTTTAGTTGTtattgccccccccccaaaaaaatgctACAAAGTAACATTCAAAGcactcattattttttattatacaaaGTTGAACTGTGTCAAAACTTAAAAcctaatataaaataattattttgacttatattttatttcatgaccACTAACAAGTTCAACTATGACAACTGACCATTAGTTCAGCTGACCGTCAAGCACAAACAAGTTGAAACATATAAGTTCAATCTGATAAATGAGATAGAATGCTGATGAATTAGCTCCCTCTTTTCATAAAACCTATAAAAAATACTAGCTTTAAGCAAAGCTAACCTCTGTTCTCTCTTCTTGTCTTCAGGTTTCATCCTTGGTGTGTCCGAGTATTTGGTTTTCTCTGCAATCTCTCTGCGTAGTCTCATCTCACGTACCCGACGGTGTCTCTCCTCCTCAATCTCACGCATCTCACGCTCTGACAGCTGCTTCAACTGGCTCCTACATCATAGTACATGGGGCAATTACAGGCGTGTTCTGGGTATCTAGGCTTactgcatgtacgtaaagtgtcggccaagattagcccgtgcaatcTGCACAatcttatctaggacaacactttctgcctacaattgatttttgttttgaagagctCTCCTTTAACAAAACAAGTCCATAAAAGTGGGAAGTGTTGTCAATGATTACACTgtatgaactgcacaggctaatctggaacaacagtTTACACACATTCTTTAAGCACAGTTTATTCAAAAATGAGacttattaaaatacaaattagcAAGTGACTATAATGAGAACAAGAAGGCCGACATGGGGAAAAATGTcctcacaaagtttcatgaagcttTGGCCAATAAAAAGGTCTGCagaatgttcacaagctttcCCTTCAATCAATGTTCACACGGTAATTGTTCACAACAGACTGTAGGATAGACAATAGATGATCACAAAGCTTACCTTGAGCACAGTTTGGCAGAGTTTGCTCAGGTGAGcgaaaaatgtttatatttacaatgcCAAAAAGTAAAGTACATATATTGATACTGCTATCTAGTGGAGGAAATATTCTTTTATGACTTtaaaaaacatggtttaaaaaaatgcttactTGGTTTTTGTAGATCTGAAGTCGGCAGACCTTGTTGATTTTGATGGTAAAGCATCCAAGGAGGAAGATATATgtcctgaaatagtaaaataaactatctcagaaaatagaaaaaaaaacaattgtatcaAGTTAAATGCGATGAACATTAAAAATGAATCGGTAATCTAAGACTCTGTGAATTTCCATCTGGCCTAGGACAATGCCAGTAAAAATGTTTTAGGGCCAGTAAATCTTATAAGACATCCAGTCCTAATGGCCTGTGAAAATTCAGGTTaagtattgtatttgtatttgactGGCCAATTAAACAAAGTGTGGGCCACTTACAGTTCGGAGATTACCATGCCTTGCAATGGATTTTTGACTTTTGTAGATTCTGATACttgtaaatattacaatatattattatcaaatataatgTCTCATATACTAGGAAAACATAAGcattatacatatatgtatatataatgacTTTTTTCTAAACCAACAAGCATACCCAATTTCATTCTTTGTTTCTCATCTTTTTTAAAAGGCCATCTTCTTTCTTGTTCCCTTTCCTCCTTTTCAAGTTGTTCTTTAATCTTTTGCCTGGTTGATTTACTTGTACGCTCAGTTTCAAGTTGAAACGGCTGAGAAACAGTAGCCTCTTTCATTTCTTTACGGCGCCTTAACTCAGCTTGAAAATGTCTGTACAAAGCATCATAATTTGGCACCTCATGATTGATTTTAGGCCGTGCTGCATTCTTAGCactcttttttttgtttttcattttttgctCACGCATTTTTTGTTCTTTGAGTCTTTCTCTAGCACTCATGTTCGGTGGCAATGATGCAGTATGTAGAAGCTGTTCTGCGCGCATTTTGATACGAATTTTCCTGTACTCTTCTTCTTCCATCAATTTGTCATCAACAGTCGAGTCAAATACTTTTTTTGGAACGGGTCTTGCCTTGAAGCTGGGTTTCGGTGTTTCTGGTGCCACTTTTTCATTGCAGCCCCTGTCCAGTGTCTGGTGTTGCTTCCTGTCTTCCTCCCTTTTTATGAAACTGAAGGGTTTTTCTTGTGACTTCAACAGTTCAAGGCTCTGTTGTTTAACCTGCCTTCTCTTTTCTTCAGATTTCTCTTGTAATTCATCATACAATGG
Encoded proteins:
- the LOC127875108 gene encoding protein FAM161B-like, whose protein sequence is MATMATTHSLSVLTNSSVKPPLNPKTGLSASLHERPKPSLGRYSGIFYDDYDDEGRYDKEIFDPNSTSKFHKTQEPESLLQLSKLSDDEFYQKLLELKNEQRKILQKCEKVYIEKHNGVIKPTFPDPDSGEEKETCVEKLVERQPTSRSYEQTFRSETFVDEDGVLVSTRRADATERSRRSPSPPRRSFSPSESQILKEEKYLETAKPPTGRASMGLTSKSMFSPPTRPRSAPIPRDIAKSLDDLRKSVDGLRKSFEASDDEYIPDDTVSEPFKERDRSFSRIDDMWRNFSIDDYAPRRSLERPSSATITRKEKKAKQETWRHRLTIPKPFTMTMREESKDRKKSKNLIEFERQMQEKQMKEEEELRKKFKATPVPAHVYLPLYDELQEKSEEKRRQVKQQSLELLKSQEKPFSFIKREEDRKQHQTLDRGCNEKVAPETPKPSFKARPVPKKVFDSTVDDKLMEEEEYRKIRIKMRAEQLLHTASLPPNMSARERLKEQKMREQKMKNKKKSAKNAARPKINHEVPNYDALYRHFQAELRRRKEMKEATVSQPFQLETERTSKSTRQKIKEQLEKEEREQERRWPFKKDEKQRMKLGHISSSLDALPSKSTRSADFRSTKTKSQLKQLSEREMREIEEERHRRVREMRLRREIAEKTKYSDTPRMKPEDKKREQREAERARMEQYERELQEMKERINKRPLLFEQESQINAKKKAEKKFNATLRSVGLDEEFIESRGSHSASVNDYQDDFDNDDDVEDTGVSRHRDETYTKHEDSDRSMSPQEA
- the LOC127875110 gene encoding elongation of very long chain fatty acids protein 7-like, giving the protein MVDVISRVAGFYDYLCSDIDPRVKDWPLMSSPIEPLLLVIAYLVFVYMGPKWMDSRKPMKLQNVLVFYNFFMVALSAYTVHEMLLGGWLTSYSLSCDQEVDYSTSPTAIRMASATWLFFIAKYIELFDTVFFILRKKQSQVTFLHVFHHGCLPVFWWWGVKAVPGGFGTFHALVNCCVHVVMYLYYGIAALGPDYQKYIWWKKYVTKFQLAQFFIVTVHNSQFLFRTCAYPWKYVAFIQGFTTLIAILFLNFYVQAYRKPKYLQIKSQRISNGVLSNGHEVIGHSNKYSNGAAVNGSIVANGYCRSELKRRPLYS